One stretch of Legionella birminghamensis DNA includes these proteins:
- the asd gene encoding archaetidylserine decarboxylase (Phosphatidylserine decarboxylase is synthesized as a single chain precursor. Generation of the pyruvoyl active site from a Ser is coupled to cleavage of a Gly-Ser bond between the larger (beta) and smaller (alpha chains). It is an integral membrane protein.), which produces MLIDFLKTVPQYLLPKQAITALAGLLAGVKSPTVKNFIIRQFIAKYQVNMQEALAEDPTTYASFNEFFIRQLKPDSRPQAQADVISPVDGAVSELGRIKKGQMLQAKGRYYSVADFLANDPVYEKFYEGHFITLYLSPRDYHRVHMPLDGVLRKMVYIPGRLFSVQPTTARVIPQLFARNERLVIYFETRLGLMAMVMVGATIVGAIGTSWHGELQRQKTVQTFEYQQAETLLKQGSEVGYFKLGSTVVLLFTNEHPLQWANNLQAGAPVRFGQELAVSKD; this is translated from the coding sequence ATGCTTATCGATTTTCTTAAAACTGTTCCTCAGTATCTCTTACCCAAACAGGCTATAACGGCTCTGGCTGGTTTGCTTGCCGGGGTCAAATCACCGACAGTTAAAAATTTTATAATCAGGCAATTTATTGCTAAATATCAGGTGAATATGCAGGAAGCCCTGGCAGAAGATCCAACGACCTATGCCAGCTTCAATGAATTTTTTATACGCCAGCTCAAACCTGACAGCCGCCCCCAGGCTCAGGCAGACGTTATATCCCCCGTGGATGGCGCCGTCAGCGAGTTGGGCCGGATTAAAAAAGGGCAAATGCTGCAGGCCAAGGGGCGCTACTATAGCGTTGCGGATTTTCTGGCGAATGATCCGGTGTACGAGAAATTTTATGAGGGTCATTTTATTACCTTGTACCTGTCCCCGCGTGACTACCACCGCGTTCACATGCCTCTCGATGGCGTTTTACGCAAAATGGTTTATATCCCTGGCCGTTTATTTTCGGTACAGCCCACAACAGCGCGTGTTATCCCCCAGTTATTTGCACGGAATGAACGCTTAGTCATTTATTTTGAAACCCGTCTGGGTTTAATGGCTATGGTGATGGTGGGTGCAACGATCGTCGGCGCTATCGGCACGAGCTGGCATGGCGAATTACAACGGCAAAAGACCGTCCAGACCTTTGAGTATCAGCAGGCTGAAACCCTGCTAAAACAAGGCAGTGAAGTGGGATATTTTAAACTGGGATCTACGGTCGTTTTACTTTTTACAAATGAGCATCCACTGCAATGGGCAAACAATCTGCAGGCGGGAGCACCAGTACGTTTTGGCCAGGAATTGGCTGTGAGCAAGGATTGA